The following proteins are encoded in a genomic region of Tenacibaculum sp. 190524A05c:
- a CDS encoding M60 family peptidase N-terminal accessory domain-containing protein: MRKTIILMLSSAISLFGLFAFNKLNTKTEIVKSSSTYVSIPDANFEAALFTLGYDDISGDGQVPIASVNTVTTLDVSGNSISDLTGIAAFTALVDLNCENNSLSSLDVSSNTNLQILNFDNNNVSSLNLGANSNLNSIEGRYNQLTTIDLSQVPNVTFINIRNNLFVSVDVSNNLLLSTLNLRGCSGLTSLDVSNNTELAFLYLQDTALTGLDVTANTKLEVVIIERVNFSSIDVSTLSLLRQLRIGDNSFTELDVSNNPALERLECENNNLTYLNLKNGNNTNITNSNFIATGNSSLTCIEVDDPSWSTTNWTNIDNTASFNSYCRYTTIYDANFEAALNTLGYDDIASDGQVPTELIDTVTDLDVNSQSISSLSGIEDFTALENLTCNSNSISSLDLSQNTSLKFLKCNNNSMTSLTLGSLINLEDLLAYSNNLTTLDCTGLTGLDRINVSFNSISSIDLSQSSLLTFIRVDSNNLSFLNVRNGNNSNVTTFDSSTNASLSCVTVDSVTYSDSNWTNKNGITKFSETLYCEYATIPDANFESRLEALGYDDISGDGQVPNDLITSVASLDVSGQNIANLAGIENFDSLSILNASNNALTSLDLSSLTTITSVNVNGNQLTQLNIRNGVNTNIVSFDVRNNDGVCVFVDDKDYSTTNWTNIDSDGGFTETSYCKYTLIPDSNFEAELEALGYDDISGDGQVPTELIEVVVNLDISGKSISTISGIEDFQSVSILNVSDNSISSIDLSELQNLTAVNASSNSLTYFDIRNDFNTSITAFDLTNNSGLTCVFVDDPSYATSNWTQIDVTASFVSNYLDCGYVEIPDVNFENELISQGYDAVQDGLVLLSSVENITHLNINNKGISDLTGIEHFAELVDLSCKDNNLTVLNLRYNTKLIALNCVRNDIVGLNLDYNVNLSALNCAANDLRSLSLKNGVNSSHGQFNAINNDNLTCITVDDAAYSTANWNGIDDHAVFSETNCGYTLIPDLNFEIALFDLGLDDAAEDGKVPTDNINSLVSLDVNNRDISDLTGISDFTALQELNVSGNEITVLDLTSNTNITKLNASSNDLENLNIRNGNNTNILEFDSTSNDNLFCVLVDDATYSSNNWITIDSQTAFTNTSYCNYTAVPNIVFENYLESLGYDDTSNDGQVPTDLIKDITELDVSGKGISDLTGIEDFTALEKLDVSNNNLISLDVNGLSLKSLSVAGNSGLTTLICNNNELRALDLTSNASLTTVLTNDNNLSFLNLKNGNNAAISTINITNNSNLTCVLVEDASAVASWTNKDVQTQYSDTYCTFAHYNFASNLEDSIGGYTANYVFEQAVTSETNATYLTTSSGMGIQSNPDEGVQLPVDITPFLFTDDSVEFEMNFICTDLGAEDGRKNLFTLKRYESLNAAGFTLWAEATSASEYTLGMYWNDEDSLGGGGEGINLGTFAIGEEVHTRLIIDRSQREWYLYANNYFNYGTFRDVYDLDFLINQIQDAPVYLGNFYNKIGNLVSTVVIDDFSIHIPAKPSDVDLLESALTQMTNHILGNITLTSDQTKDYEFDILSNLRYNYMNARTEVDNYLTAFEDNFDPLFQDRTKVNVFDLSSEQVIAFFLQQDIIDNAFTPDNIDNVIGTTFEFSEIYPGPVADGAPRVTDGIIPINSTYQLDPGYELMGQDKGVYRPTGYYAAPGELVTVTVPSSIVGQGFEVIVGAPSRDLYGVSKINRYHRISTEFEITSESTKVANPLGGVIYIKVPAEVNFGWIDFTFNGAVKSPYFRMVTGQSTNLSEFQTDMSNAYVNWVDMESDRMMFLIPRDLVDVSDPSEIMTTWNSMWDAFSTAAGRPVDKIRPEYWLVDCGGINNAAGYPSDIEFESYQGTTRDLTWNPLRVMDDDYITNYPSTIFHEMGHTMLLPEPPGEAEAIIQLCGAPMLVSALGFDIDEVLLILDNQKHDRDLAAMYWMTAYNFRNNQPMKCDPTLDSSVCDEISYQIRGAMKWHEIATVYDYETLGEIQKVFYDEWAKNNSNDPSNPGSITREELIRAATEATKINLTPLLHFWGYIPEEELREELDSFSPSTEFCDRLEYYRSLIPVTQAEYKTWHDALIATTNSNHFDRLTDIYDNWETEDISGQILAQIDYLASLYCDKTIINSKVYLQGAGINPITGEETLMRDDLRVGDHIPNTSPYADAVIYNESVFDVTGENAIVDWVWVELRDASDSNTVIEGKSAVLQRDGDIVEIVNGKERSLFFNVPSGDYYVAVNHRNHLGIITTNPVTLSVTSTSLDLTSDTSNINGGTNAVTTLANGLYALIAGDYDENGQVQNTDINTVISLLGGSGYHKADIDMNGQIQNSDINNLLNPNSGKGQQF, from the coding sequence ATGAGAAAAACGATTATACTTATGTTATCGAGTGCGATTAGTTTATTTGGACTTTTCGCTTTCAATAAACTCAATACAAAAACAGAAATTGTAAAGAGCAGTAGTACTTATGTGTCTATTCCAGATGCAAATTTTGAAGCTGCACTATTTACACTTGGTTATGATGATATTTCTGGAGATGGACAAGTGCCAATTGCAAGTGTCAATACAGTTACGACTCTTGATGTATCAGGAAATTCAATTTCAGATTTAACAGGTATTGCAGCTTTTACTGCATTAGTAGATTTAAATTGTGAGAATAATTCATTGTCAAGTTTAGATGTAAGTTCAAATACGAATCTTCAAATACTAAATTTCGATAACAATAATGTATCATCGTTAAACTTAGGAGCAAATTCAAACTTGAATTCTATAGAAGGTAGATATAATCAATTAACTACAATTGACTTAAGCCAAGTTCCAAATGTAACTTTTATAAATATTAGAAATAACCTATTTGTATCGGTTGATGTTTCCAATAATCTGTTATTAAGCACGCTGAACTTACGTGGTTGTTCTGGTTTAACAAGTTTAGATGTTTCAAATAATACGGAACTAGCATTTTTATATTTACAAGACACAGCGTTAACTGGTTTAGATGTAACTGCAAACACCAAACTGGAAGTTGTAATTATAGAACGAGTGAACTTCTCATCGATTGATGTTTCAACATTGTCTTTACTGAGACAACTTAGAATTGGAGATAATAGTTTTACTGAGTTAGATGTATCAAATAACCCTGCTTTAGAAAGATTAGAATGTGAAAATAATAATCTTACATATTTAAATCTGAAGAATGGGAATAACACCAATATTACGAATTCAAATTTTATTGCAACGGGTAATTCTTCATTAACCTGTATAGAAGTGGATGACCCTTCTTGGAGCACAACAAACTGGACAAATATTGATAATACAGCGAGTTTTAATTCCTATTGTAGATATACAACTATTTATGATGCTAATTTCGAAGCTGCTTTAAATACTTTGGGTTACGATGATATTGCTTCAGATGGGCAAGTCCCAACTGAATTAATTGATACTGTAACTGATTTAGATGTCAATAGTCAATCTATTTCAAGTTTAAGTGGAATCGAAGATTTCACTGCTCTTGAGAATTTAACTTGTAATTCAAATAGCATTTCAAGTTTAGATCTTTCACAAAACACAAGTTTGAAGTTCTTGAAGTGTAATAATAATAGCATGACAAGCCTAACACTTGGAAGTCTTATTAATTTGGAAGATTTATTAGCTTACAGCAATAATTTAACAACACTTGATTGTACCGGTTTAACAGGTTTAGATAGAATAAATGTCTCGTTCAATTCAATAAGCTCAATTGATTTAAGCCAGAGTTCGTTGTTAACTTTTATAAGAGTTGATTCAAACAATCTTTCGTTTTTAAATGTTAGAAATGGAAATAATTCTAATGTTACCACTTTTGATTCCTCAACAAATGCATCATTATCTTGTGTAACTGTCGATAGTGTAACCTATTCAGATTCTAACTGGACAAACAAAAATGGAATTACCAAATTTAGTGAAACGTTGTATTGTGAGTATGCAACAATTCCTGATGCTAATTTTGAATCTAGACTTGAGGCTTTAGGTTATGATGATATTTCTGGAGACGGTCAAGTTCCAAACGATTTGATAACAAGTGTAGCCAGTTTAGATGTTTCTGGTCAAAATATTGCCAATTTAGCAGGAATCGAAAACTTTGATTCACTTTCTATTTTAAATGCTTCCAATAATGCGTTAACGAGTTTAGATTTGAGTTCATTAACTACAATTACATCAGTTAATGTAAATGGAAATCAATTAACTCAATTAAATATTCGAAATGGTGTAAACACAAATATTGTAAGTTTTGATGTTCGCAATAATGATGGAGTTTGTGTATTTGTTGATGATAAAGATTATAGTACAACGAATTGGACAAACATTGATTCTGATGGTGGGTTTACGGAAACTTCATATTGTAAGTACACACTTATTCCCGACTCGAATTTTGAAGCAGAATTAGAAGCCTTAGGTTATGATGATATTTCTGGAGATGGACAAGTTCCAACTGAATTAATAGAGGTTGTAGTTAATTTAGATATTTCCGGTAAAAGTATTAGTACTATTTCAGGAATAGAAGATTTTCAGTCGGTTTCGATTTTGAATGTATCAGACAATTCAATTTCATCAATAGATTTAAGTGAGTTGCAAAATTTAACTGCTGTAAATGCCAGTAGCAATTCTCTTACTTACTTTGATATTAGAAATGATTTCAATACCAGTATAACTGCATTTGATCTTACAAACAACTCAGGTTTAACATGTGTTTTTGTGGACGATCCATCGTATGCCACTTCAAATTGGACTCAAATTGATGTAACAGCTTCTTTTGTGTCGAATTATTTAGACTGTGGTTATGTTGAAATTCCAGATGTGAATTTTGAAAACGAATTAATTTCACAAGGATATGATGCCGTTCAAGATGGGCTGGTTCTATTATCATCTGTTGAGAATATTACTCATTTAAATATTAATAATAAAGGAATCTCAGATCTAACAGGTATTGAGCATTTTGCTGAGTTAGTAGATTTATCTTGTAAAGACAATAATTTAACCGTTCTAAATCTTAGATATAATACAAAGTTGATTGCATTAAACTGTGTTCGAAATGATATTGTAGGATTGAATCTTGATTATAATGTAAATCTTTCAGCTCTAAATTGTGCAGCAAATGATTTAAGAAGTTTAAGTTTAAAAAACGGAGTAAATAGCAGTCATGGTCAGTTTAATGCTATTAATAATGATAATTTAACTTGTATTACTGTTGATGACGCAGCATATTCAACTGCAAATTGGAACGGAATTGATGATCACGCTGTATTTAGTGAAACCAACTGTGGTTATACGTTAATTCCAGATTTGAATTTCGAAATAGCTCTATTCGATCTTGGATTGGATGATGCAGCGGAAGATGGAAAAGTTCCAACGGATAATATAAATAGCTTAGTTTCTTTAGATGTTAATAACCGAGATATTTCAGATTTAACTGGAATCTCTGATTTTACTGCGCTACAAGAGTTGAATGTATCAGGAAATGAAATCACTGTTTTAGATTTAACTTCAAATACTAATATTACTAAACTAAACGCCAGTAGTAATGATTTAGAAAATCTAAATATTAGAAATGGAAATAACACTAATATTTTGGAGTTTGATTCAACGTCCAACGATAATTTGTTTTGTGTTTTGGTTGATGATGCAACTTATTCTTCTAATAATTGGATAACTATTGATAGTCAAACTGCTTTTACAAATACTTCCTATTGTAATTACACTGCAGTTCCAAATATTGTTTTTGAAAATTACTTAGAAAGTTTAGGATACGATGACACTTCAAATGATGGTCAAGTCCCTACAGATTTAATAAAAGATATAACAGAATTAGATGTAAGTGGTAAGGGTATTTCTGATTTAACGGGAATTGAAGATTTTACAGCGTTAGAAAAATTAGATGTTTCAAACAATAATTTAATAAGTCTGGATGTAAACGGTCTAAGCTTAAAGTCTCTTTCAGTTGCTGGAAATTCAGGGTTAACAACATTGATTTGTAATAATAACGAGTTAAGAGCATTAGATTTAACTTCAAATGCATCGTTAACAACAGTTCTTACGAATGATAATAATTTATCTTTTCTAAATTTAAAAAACGGAAATAACGCCGCAATCTCAACAATAAATATTACTAATAATTCGAATCTTACCTGTGTATTGGTTGAAGATGCATCAGCAGTAGCAAGTTGGACGAATAAAGATGTGCAAACACAATATTCTGATACTTATTGTACGTTTGCACACTATAATTTTGCTAGTAATTTAGAAGATTCCATAGGCGGATATACAGCAAATTATGTTTTTGAGCAAGCGGTAACCTCAGAGACTAATGCAACGTATTTGACAACTTCTTCTGGTATGGGTATACAATCTAATCCAGATGAAGGAGTGCAATTACCAGTAGACATAACCCCATTTTTGTTCACAGATGATTCGGTAGAATTTGAAATGAATTTTATATGTACCGACTTAGGAGCAGAGGATGGAAGAAAAAATTTATTTACACTAAAACGTTACGAATCTTTAAATGCTGCTGGATTTACTTTATGGGCAGAAGCTACGAGTGCATCAGAATATACGTTAGGAATGTATTGGAATGACGAAGATTCTTTAGGAGGTGGAGGAGAAGGTATTAATTTAGGAACGTTTGCAATAGGAGAAGAGGTTCATACCAGATTAATAATAGATAGATCTCAGAGAGAATGGTATTTATATGCTAATAATTATTTTAATTACGGAACGTTTAGAGATGTTTATGATTTAGATTTTCTAATTAATCAAATTCAAGATGCACCGGTTTATTTAGGTAACTTTTACAATAAAATAGGAAATCTAGTTTCGACCGTTGTTATCGATGATTTTAGCATACACATTCCAGCAAAACCTAGCGATGTAGATCTTTTAGAGAGTGCTTTGACACAAATGACAAATCACATTTTAGGAAATATTACCCTTACTTCTGATCAAACTAAAGATTATGAGTTTGATATTCTGTCTAACCTTCGCTACAATTATATGAATGCTAGAACAGAAGTAGACAATTATTTAACTGCTTTTGAAGATAATTTTGATCCTTTATTTCAAGATAGAACTAAGGTAAATGTGTTTGATTTATCTTCAGAGCAAGTAATAGCATTCTTCTTACAGCAAGATATTATTGATAATGCCTTTACTCCTGATAACATAGATAATGTTATCGGAACAACATTTGAATTTTCAGAAATTTATCCTGGTCCAGTTGCTGATGGAGCGCCAAGAGTGACAGATGGTATAATCCCCATAAACTCCACCTACCAACTGGATCCAGGTTATGAATTAATGGGGCAAGATAAAGGTGTTTATCGACCAACTGGTTATTATGCTGCCCCAGGCGAATTAGTAACAGTAACAGTTCCATCTTCAATTGTTGGACAAGGTTTTGAAGTTATAGTTGGTGCACCATCTAGAGATTTATATGGAGTTTCAAAAATTAATAGATATCATAGAATTAGTACTGAATTTGAAATAACATCAGAATCAACAAAAGTCGCTAATCCATTAGGAGGTGTTATTTATATTAAAGTTCCGGCGGAAGTTAATTTTGGTTGGATTGATTTTACATTTAATGGAGCGGTAAAGTCACCTTATTTTAGAATGGTAACAGGTCAATCAACAAACTTATCTGAGTTTCAAACAGACATGTCTAACGCATATGTAAATTGGGTAGATATGGAATCTGATAGAATGATGTTTTTAATTCCTAGAGATTTAGTTGATGTTTCTGATCCATCAGAAATAATGACAACATGGAATTCCATGTGGGATGCTTTTTCAACTGCTGCAGGAAGACCAGTTGATAAAATCAGACCAGAATATTGGTTAGTTGATTGTGGAGGTATCAATAATGCTGCAGGATATCCTTCTGATATCGAATTTGAATCTTATCAAGGAACAACAAGAGACTTAACTTGGAATCCATTGCGAGTAATGGATGATGATTATATCACGAATTATCCTTCTACAATTTTTCATGAAATGGGGCATACCATGTTATTGCCAGAACCTCCTGGTGAAGCTGAAGCTATTATTCAGCTATGTGGAGCGCCAATGTTAGTTTCTGCCTTAGGTTTTGATATTGATGAGGTATTATTAATCCTAGACAATCAAAAACATGATCGCGATTTAGCTGCTATGTATTGGATGACTGCCTATAATTTTAGGAATAATCAACCTATGAAGTGTGATCCGACTTTAGATTCAAGTGTTTGTGATGAAATATCATATCAAATACGAGGAGCAATGAAATGGCATGAAATAGCAACAGTTTATGATTATGAAACCCTTGGTGAAATTCAGAAAGTATTTTATGATGAATGGGCAAAAAACAATAGTAATGATCCTTCCAATCCTGGCTCTATAACAAGAGAGGAATTGATTAGAGCTGCAACAGAAGCTACAAAAATCAATTTAACTCCGTTATTACATTTTTGGGGATATATTCCTGAAGAAGAATTAAGAGAAGAGTTAGATTCTTTCAGTCCAAGTACTGAGTTTTGTGACCGATTAGAGTATTACAGAAGTTTAATTCCAGTAACACAGGCGGAATATAAAACTTGGCATGATGCTTTAATAGCGACTACAAATTCAAATCATTTTGATCGTTTAACGGACATTTATGACAATTGGGAAACAGAAGATATTTCAGGACAAATTTTAGCGCAAATTGATTATTTAGCCAGTTTGTATTGTGATAAAACGATAATTAATTCAAAAGTTTATTTACAAGGAGCAGGAATTAATCCGATTACAGGAGAAGAAACGTTAATGAGAGATGACTTAAGAGTTGGAGATCATATACCAAATACGAGTCCATATGCTGATGCTGTAATCTATAATGAATCGGTTTTTGATGTTACTGGCGAAAATGCAATTGTAGATTGGGTTTGGGTAGAGTTAAGAGATGCTTCTGATTCAAATACAGTTATAGAAGGAAAATCTGCAGTTTTACAAAGAGATGGAGATATTGTTGAGATTGTAAATGGAAAAGAAAGATCTTTATTCTTTAATGTTCCTTCTGGTGATTATTATGTAGCAGTTAACCATAGAAATCATCTTGGAATTATAACAACGAATCCAGTAACACTATCTGTAACTTCTACAAGTTTAGATTTAACGAGTGATACAAGTAATATCAACGGAGGAACAAATGCCGTTACTACACTTGCAAATGGATTATATGCATTAATTGCCGGAGATTATGATGAGAACGGTCAAGTTCAGAATACAGATATAAACACAGTGATTTCTTTACTAGGAGGATCTGGTTATCATAAGGCAGATATTGATATGAATGGCCAAATACAAAATTCAGATATTAATAACCTTTTAAATCCTAATTCAGGAAAAGGACAACAATTTTAA
- a CDS encoding GIY-YIG nuclease family protein: protein MHFLYIIYSQTLDKFYIGETHNLAVRIKKHNQHEYSKAYTKAASDWIYVLQMKCNNKEDALYLEKFIKRMKSRKFVQKIIDTPKTLEDILLKR, encoded by the coding sequence ATGCACTTCTTATATATTATTTACAGTCAAACTCTTGATAAATTTTACATTGGAGAAACTCATAATCTAGCAGTTAGAATAAAAAAACATAATCAGCACGAATATTCTAAAGCATATACTAAAGCTGCGAGTGATTGGATATATGTGCTCCAAATGAAATGTAACAACAAAGAAGATGCTCTATATCTTGAAAAGTTTATTAAAAGAATGAAAAGTAGAAAGTTCGTTCAAAAAATTATTGATACTCCAAAAACACTAGAGGATATACTGTTAAAAAGGTAA
- a CDS encoding type III pantothenate kinase, with protein MDLIIDVGNTRAKAAVFEKDSLNEVVVFQKEEIISETKKILKKNKIRHSIISAVATLSSEKLEKLHELLDLIELNHSTNVPFKNNYQTPTTLGVDRIALAAYGVSQFPERNVLIIDAGTCITFDFVNKGTYLGGAISPGLKMRYKSLNNYTSKLPLLETKEPSSIIGNNTNNSIHSGVVYGIVNEIDGVINQYKTKYQDLTVVLTGGDTNFLAKQLKNHIFANPNLVLEGLHKILIYNRADD; from the coding sequence ATGGATTTAATAATTGATGTTGGTAATACTCGTGCGAAAGCCGCTGTATTTGAAAAAGATAGCTTAAATGAAGTTGTGGTTTTTCAAAAAGAAGAAATAATTTCAGAGACGAAAAAAATTTTAAAAAAAAATAAAATTAGGCATTCAATTATATCTGCAGTGGCTACTTTATCGTCAGAAAAGCTCGAAAAGCTTCACGAACTTTTAGATTTAATTGAACTAAATCATAGTACAAATGTCCCATTTAAGAATAATTACCAAACACCAACAACATTAGGTGTCGATAGAATCGCACTTGCCGCTTACGGAGTTTCTCAATTTCCAGAAAGGAATGTTTTAATTATTGACGCAGGTACATGTATTACTTTCGACTTTGTGAATAAAGGAACATATTTAGGAGGAGCAATTTCTCCTGGCTTAAAAATGCGCTATAAGTCTCTAAATAATTATACTTCAAAATTACCGTTATTAGAAACAAAAGAACCATCAAGTATTATTGGAAACAATACAAATAACAGTATCCATTCTGGCGTAGTTTATGGAATTGTAAATGAAATTGATGGGGTAATAAACCAGTACAAAACTAAATATCAAGATTTAACAGTTGTTTTAACAGGAGGAGATACGAATTTTTTGGCTAAACAATTAAAAAATCACATATTTGCCAATCCAAATTTGGTTTTGGAGGGATTACACAAAATTTTGATTTATAACAGAGCGGATGATTAA
- the lptC gene encoding LPS export ABC transporter periplasmic protein LptC, with protein MRIVKKHIFKSIAVIGLIAMLFSCTNDAKKVRDLLADKNLPIGVAKNAYHVYKDSGKVTSKLITPVLHDFSNREKHPYNEFPKGIKIITYENEGKDSTTITGNYALSYAKTQVSEIKGNVVVYNHTDSLKLETNQLFWDQREKYFFTEDGFRLTTPSSTIDGYGFESKQDLSKWILKDITGEVETKQGDL; from the coding sequence ATGAGAATAGTTAAAAAACATATATTCAAAAGCATTGCTGTCATTGGTTTGATAGCAATGCTTTTTTCTTGTACAAATGATGCTAAAAAAGTAAGAGATTTATTAGCAGATAAGAACTTACCCATCGGAGTAGCCAAAAATGCGTATCATGTATATAAGGATTCAGGAAAGGTTACTTCGAAATTAATAACTCCTGTACTTCACGATTTTTCTAATAGAGAAAAACATCCGTATAATGAATTTCCGAAAGGAATAAAGATTATAACGTATGAAAATGAAGGTAAAGATTCGACTACAATTACTGGTAATTACGCTTTATCCTACGCGAAAACACAAGTTTCAGAAATAAAAGGAAACGTTGTGGTGTACAATCATACAGATAGTTTGAAATTAGAAACAAACCAACTTTTTTGGGATCAACGAGAAAAATACTTCTTTACTGAAGATGGTTTTAGATTAACAACACCAAGCAGTACAATTGACGGTTATGGTTTTGAATCAAAACAAGATTTATCAAAGTGGATTTTAAAAGATATAACGGGAGAAGTAGAAACTAAACAAGGTGACTTATAA